In Oceanobacillus sp. FSL K6-2867, one DNA window encodes the following:
- a CDS encoding aldehyde dehydrogenase family protein — MTIQLETRKLANFINGEWVEAGKSTGVINPATGEEIVQVPLSDSGDVEEAVQAAKNAQKEWALVPAPQRAEVLYRVGYLLKERKERLSQLLTQENGKVIEEARGEVQEGIDMAFYIAGEGRRLFGQTTPAELKNKFAMSQRAPVGVVGIITPWNFPIAIATWKSFPAIIAGNAVVWKPATETPIMAYELAKIFEEAGLPKGVINVVFGSGSTVGDAFVHHTDIRVISFTGSNDTGRNIAAACGKQLKKVSLEMGGKNAVIVMDDADLELAVEAILWSAFGTSGQRCTACSRVIVHETVKETLEERLLAAMENLTIGNGLNESIKVGPIINKAGIDKIKSYIEIGKNEGANLLAGGYELTDGEYRQGNYFAPTLFTDATADMRIAQEEIFGPVVCLVPVKSFEEAIEVNNGVEYGLSSSIFTNDVNRVFKAQRDLDTGIVYVNAGTTGAEIHLPFGGTKGTGNGHRDSGVQALDVFTEWKAVYVDYSGMLQRAQIDV, encoded by the coding sequence ATGACAATACAATTAGAAACAAGGAAACTAGCAAACTTTATTAATGGAGAGTGGGTTGAGGCAGGTAAATCTACAGGGGTTATTAACCCTGCGACAGGTGAGGAGATTGTTCAAGTACCACTTTCTGATTCAGGCGATGTAGAGGAAGCAGTGCAGGCAGCTAAAAATGCGCAAAAGGAATGGGCGCTAGTTCCGGCACCACAACGGGCAGAAGTACTATATCGTGTTGGTTATCTCCTGAAAGAACGGAAAGAAAGGCTTTCACAGCTTTTAACACAGGAGAATGGCAAAGTGATTGAAGAAGCTCGTGGAGAAGTGCAAGAAGGAATCGATATGGCTTTTTATATTGCCGGGGAAGGGCGCCGGCTTTTTGGCCAAACGACACCAGCAGAATTAAAGAATAAATTTGCGATGAGTCAGCGTGCCCCAGTTGGTGTTGTTGGAATTATTACCCCATGGAATTTTCCAATTGCGATTGCTACGTGGAAATCGTTTCCGGCAATTATCGCTGGAAATGCAGTAGTATGGAAGCCTGCAACGGAAACTCCGATTATGGCGTATGAATTAGCCAAAATCTTTGAAGAAGCTGGTCTGCCAAAAGGTGTAATAAATGTTGTATTTGGCTCTGGATCTACAGTTGGAGATGCCTTTGTTCACCATACAGACATTCGGGTTATTTCTTTTACAGGGTCAAATGATACAGGGCGGAATATTGCTGCAGCATGCGGAAAGCAATTGAAGAAAGTTTCATTAGAAATGGGCGGTAAAAACGCTGTGATTGTTATGGATGATGCAGATCTTGAACTTGCTGTAGAGGCAATTTTATGGAGCGCATTTGGGACGAGTGGTCAACGTTGCACAGCGTGCAGCCGAGTAATTGTGCATGAAACTGTCAAAGAAACATTGGAAGAACGATTACTAGCAGCTATGGAAAATTTAACGATTGGTAATGGTTTAAATGAGTCCATTAAGGTTGGTCCAATTATTAACAAAGCTGGAATAGATAAGATAAAAAGCTATATTGAAATTGGGAAAAATGAAGGTGCTAACCTTCTTGCTGGCGGCTATGAATTGACGGATGGAGAATATCGCCAAGGAAACTATTTTGCTCCAACATTGTTCACCGATGCGACAGCAGATATGCGGATTGCACAAGAGGAAATCTTTGGTCCTGTTGTATGCTTGGTTCCTGTAAAAAGCTTTGAAGAGGCAATTGAAGTAAATAATGGAGTCGAGTATGGTCTATCCAGTTCAATTTTCACAAATGATGTCAATCGTGTATTTAAAGCACAGCGGGATCTGGATACAGGAATTGTCTATGTGAATGCAGGTACAACTGGGGCAGAAATACACTTGCCGTTTGGGGGAACAAAGGGAACGGGGAATGGTCATCGTGATTCTGGTGTTCAGGCTCTCGACGTGTTTACAGAATGGAAGGCAGTTTATGTTGATTATAGTGGAATGCTTCAGCGTGCGCAGATTGATGTATGA
- a CDS encoding thiamine pyrophosphate-dependent enzyme, with the protein MTAASAIVECMKQSEIQKVFCVPGESYLPVLDALYDEQSIQLISARHEGAAAFMAEGYAKATLKPGVVLATRAVGGSNLTIGVHTAYQDSTPMVVFLGQVSRKFRGREGFQEVDLDRYFQPITKWAVEITDPERTPEIVSRAFRIAQSGRPGPVVVSLPEDVLPVKALMQFGPKLVPPRPAPSKQEMNQVKALLLEAKKPIIIAGGGIKSAQAEKLLIDFAEKNKLPVLAAFRRHDVFPNQNKYYAGHLGLGTPKEILETVREADVVFALGTRLSEVTTQDYTIINSGQKLIHIDIDYDTIGKVYTPEVGIVADAKEALRLLNELSMPVNWEDWTLARRQTFEKVTDLATLQDEVINREVIEILKDKLPNDALLTNDAGNFAGWLHQFYMFKEKHTYIGPTSGAMGYGMPAALGAKLAFPTKQVVSLSGDGGFMMTVQELETAVRYHIPIICLVFNNNMYGTIRMHQEVHYPEKVIGTDLGQVSFKDLAISMGADGYAVESPEEFASAFDKALIKNKIAVIEIMTEKEQISVSQTITGLRGK; encoded by the coding sequence ATGACTGCTGCCAGTGCAATTGTTGAATGTATGAAACAGAGTGAGATACAAAAGGTTTTCTGTGTGCCTGGCGAAAGCTACTTGCCGGTTCTCGATGCTTTATATGATGAACAATCCATCCAGCTGATTTCTGCCAGGCATGAAGGTGCAGCAGCTTTTATGGCAGAAGGATATGCAAAAGCAACATTAAAGCCAGGCGTTGTATTAGCAACGAGAGCTGTAGGTGGAAGTAATCTGACGATTGGTGTGCATACGGCTTATCAGGATTCAACCCCAATGGTTGTTTTTCTTGGTCAGGTTAGCAGAAAGTTCAGAGGCAGAGAAGGATTTCAAGAAGTTGATTTAGATCGCTATTTCCAACCAATCACGAAATGGGCCGTTGAAATTACAGACCCGGAGCGGACACCGGAAATCGTTAGCCGGGCATTTCGGATCGCACAATCTGGACGACCAGGACCAGTTGTTGTTTCCTTACCAGAAGACGTTCTTCCAGTAAAAGCACTCATGCAATTCGGTCCGAAGTTAGTGCCGCCAAGACCTGCACCATCTAAACAGGAAATGAACCAGGTGAAGGCACTGCTCCTGGAGGCAAAAAAACCAATCATCATTGCAGGAGGTGGTATAAAGAGCGCTCAGGCAGAAAAGTTATTAATTGATTTTGCAGAAAAAAACAAGCTTCCTGTACTTGCTGCCTTTCGAAGGCATGATGTGTTTCCAAATCAGAACAAGTATTATGCTGGTCATCTTGGATTGGGTACGCCGAAAGAGATACTCGAAACCGTTCGTGAAGCAGATGTTGTTTTTGCACTAGGAACAAGGTTATCAGAGGTGACCACACAGGATTACACAATTATAAACTCCGGTCAAAAATTAATCCATATCGATATTGACTATGACACGATTGGCAAGGTGTATACACCAGAAGTTGGGATTGTAGCGGATGCTAAGGAGGCCTTACGCTTACTAAATGAACTATCGATGCCGGTAAATTGGGAGGATTGGACATTAGCAAGACGGCAAACTTTTGAAAAAGTAACTGATTTAGCAACTTTACAGGATGAAGTGATCAATCGAGAAGTAATCGAAATCCTGAAGGACAAACTGCCAAATGATGCCTTATTAACGAATGACGCAGGTAATTTTGCAGGCTGGCTGCATCAATTTTATATGTTTAAAGAAAAGCATACATACATTGGACCAACATCGGGTGCAATGGGGTATGGTATGCCTGCAGCATTGGGAGCAAAGCTTGCTTTTCCGACGAAACAGGTCGTTTCCCTATCAGGTGACGGAGGATTTATGATGACCGTTCAAGAATTGGAGACAGCTGTTCGCTATCATATTCCGATTATTTGCCTTGTGTTTAATAACAATATGTATGGCACAATTCGGATGCACCAGGAAGTGCATTACCCAGAAAAAGTAATTGGTACAGATTTAGGACAGGTTTCTTTTAAAGATTTAGCCATCAGTATGGGTGCAGATGGCTATGCAGTAGAATCTCCGGAGGAATTTGCATCTGCATTTGATAAAGCGCTAATAAAAAACAAGATTGCTGTTATTGAGATTATGACGGAAAAGGAGCAAATCTCTGTTTCACAAACAATCACGGGATTACGCGGAAAATGA
- a CDS encoding aminotransferase class I/II-fold pyridoxal phosphate-dependent enzyme, protein MNDFVSDVVKNMPAYLFSELNRKKKALQEKGVDVIDLGIGAPDLPTPDFIYDVLIKEAKQPANHRYSPYSGIQEFKEAVASFYEKHYSVDLDPSTEVLTLIGTKEGIVNLIQAVINPGDTVLIPDPGYPVYRMGVHLAGGDAVSLPLDEQNGYVPQYDSLTESEREAAKLMFLNYPSNPTAATVELSTFAEAVEFAVKNNILLAHDAAYDLVTFDTYKSPSVLQVPNAKDNAIEFGTLSKSYNMTGWRIGYVVGNKEIIQALATLKSNIDTSQFLPIQLAAATALRSDHRTVKENSAIFKKRMEKLHSALAEIGITANKPRGTIFLWADVPDGFTSAGFANKLLDELGIIVTPGTAFGPGGEGHFRISLSVSEERLDEVIKRMKNLDGLGVNPS, encoded by the coding sequence ATGAACGATTTTGTATCCGATGTCGTGAAAAATATGCCGGCATATTTGTTTTCAGAGCTTAACAGGAAGAAGAAAGCTTTGCAGGAAAAAGGAGTGGATGTGATTGATTTAGGAATTGGTGCACCTGATTTGCCAACCCCTGACTTTATTTATGATGTTCTAATAAAAGAGGCCAAACAGCCTGCGAACCACCGTTATTCCCCTTATAGCGGCATACAGGAATTTAAAGAAGCAGTTGCTTCCTTTTATGAAAAGCACTATAGTGTGGATTTAGATCCGAGCACTGAAGTTTTAACTCTTATTGGTACAAAGGAAGGGATTGTTAATCTTATCCAGGCAGTAATCAACCCGGGTGATACAGTACTTATCCCTGATCCAGGTTATCCCGTTTATCGGATGGGCGTTCATTTGGCTGGTGGGGATGCGGTATCCTTGCCGCTCGATGAGCAAAACGGCTATGTTCCACAATATGATTCGCTCACAGAGAGCGAGCGAGAAGCTGCAAAATTAATGTTTCTAAATTATCCGAGCAACCCGACAGCAGCAACGGTTGAGTTATCAACCTTTGCCGAGGCAGTTGAATTTGCTGTTAAAAATAACATTCTGCTTGCCCATGATGCTGCCTATGATCTTGTTACATTTGACACGTATAAGTCACCAAGTGTGCTTCAAGTACCGAATGCGAAAGATAATGCAATCGAATTTGGAACATTATCCAAAAGCTATAATATGACCGGGTGGAGAATCGGCTATGTTGTTGGAAATAAAGAAATTATTCAAGCGCTTGCAACTTTAAAGAGCAATATTGACACAAGTCAATTTCTTCCAATTCAGTTAGCTGCAGCTACTGCATTGCGAAGCGATCATCGAACGGTGAAAGAAAATAGTGCAATTTTTAAAAAAAGAATGGAAAAACTCCACAGCGCTTTGGCTGAGATAGGGATAACAGCAAATAAGCCAAGAGGCACAATTTTTCTTTGGGCAGACGTTCCGGATGGGTTTACGTCTGCTGGATTTGCTAACAAGCTTTTAGATGAATTAGGTATTATTGTGACTCCTGGAACTGCGTTCGGTCCTGGTGGGGAAGGACATTTTCGAATATCTTTGTCCGTATCTGAAGAGCGTTTAGATGAAGTGATCAAGCGAATGAAAAACTTAGATGGATTAGGGGTGAACCCGTCTTGA
- a CDS encoding FAD-binding oxidoreductase, producing MVKKTDIIIVGGGVIGSSIAFNLLNDGFEGEIILFEKDKTYEFASTPRSAGGIRQLFTTAINIQISRYSLKKYKTFPEDMAVDSEQAKIDFKQNGYLFLSTNENSNRLFKQQQLQAKYGVPSEVLSSEELKAIIPELHTDDLQGGLYCREDGYLDPYSVMQGYIRKTKQLGGVYQYEKVETIIQERNKVTGVQLKNGEIYHAPIVINCAGPWAPLLSETIGLSIPVVPFKRQIIQFDISKPLTNELPLTIDPTGVYFRHEGKFLIAGYSEKVKPGIDFKWSRDFFYEHLWPILSQRVPNFENAKIIRGWAGMYSHNTLDQNAIIGGHPKLQGYYLACGFSGHGMQQAPAIGKGLSELIRTGSYETLDLSPLCFERFANNKLIVEEAIV from the coding sequence TTGGTAAAAAAGACAGACATTATTATTGTCGGAGGCGGGGTTATTGGATCAAGTATCGCATTTAATCTTTTAAATGATGGGTTTGAAGGAGAAATTATTTTATTTGAAAAGGATAAAACGTATGAATTTGCCTCTACACCAAGAAGTGCTGGTGGTATTAGGCAATTATTTACGACAGCAATCAATATTCAGATTAGCAGGTATAGCTTAAAAAAGTATAAGACATTTCCAGAGGATATGGCTGTAGACTCTGAACAGGCAAAAATTGATTTTAAACAGAATGGTTATCTATTTCTATCAACTAATGAAAATAGTAATCGGCTATTTAAGCAGCAGCAATTACAAGCGAAATATGGGGTGCCTTCAGAGGTGTTATCAAGTGAAGAACTGAAGGCAATTATTCCTGAGTTGCATACCGATGATTTACAAGGCGGGCTTTATTGCAGAGAAGATGGATATTTAGATCCTTACTCTGTGATGCAAGGATACATCCGGAAAACAAAGCAGCTTGGTGGCGTATACCAATATGAAAAGGTCGAGACAATTATTCAGGAAAGAAACAAGGTTACAGGTGTGCAATTAAAGAATGGCGAGATATATCATGCGCCGATTGTTATAAATTGTGCAGGTCCTTGGGCTCCATTATTAAGTGAAACAATTGGTTTATCAATTCCAGTTGTCCCATTCAAGCGCCAAATCATTCAATTTGATATTTCGAAACCGTTAACGAATGAATTGCCTTTAACCATTGATCCAACCGGTGTTTATTTCCGACATGAAGGAAAATTCCTGATTGCTGGTTACTCTGAAAAAGTAAAGCCAGGGATTGATTTTAAATGGTCCCGTGATTTTTTCTATGAACATTTATGGCCAATTCTAAGCCAACGCGTGCCAAACTTTGAAAATGCCAAAATAATTCGAGGCTGGGCAGGTATGTACAGCCATAATACACTTGACCAGAACGCTATTATAGGAGGGCATCCTAAGCTGCAAGGATATTATTTGGCATGTGGATTTAGCGGGCACGGTATGCAGCAGGCGCCTGCGATTGGAAAAGGATTATCCGAGCTCATTCGTACTGGTTCATATGAAACATTGGATTTAAGTCCATTATGCTTTGAGCGATTTGCTAATAATAAGTTAATTGTTGAAGAGGCAATTGTATGA
- a CDS encoding sugar diacid recognition domain-containing protein, translated as MEVTIIKGFVQFAQKIVKSTSDILPFPISLIDENGYIIGSTNPDRIGTVHPPSKEALQKNTVLIYDEEKTKNMNNVLPGVVIPLTFESKAVGVLGIIGPPEQVKPYAYLVKNYVEMMWQDAIRRQTKDLRLKAAETFAQYVLLNDTHNQQTLEQYCDMFQINYDSYCFCIVIDIGNALLKNTTIQHKVGDIKAELLESTREAFHCKQEDSLCTFLNSEKIILLSSALSEKAYIDRLHCFEKQSLKLMAVLRSFQIKHTAIAIGSLSQTIAGIDQSFREANSLIQYGEQLDISPKIYSYHNWDLLLGLLPEQMKADYKDRLAFRLLPLLQDKSASELAKTFITYCETNMNTSKAAKKLFIHRNTLIYRLQKIEEITSLDTKSFEHCMLLYLGLKRQFY; from the coding sequence ATGGAGGTGACGATTATTAAAGGTTTTGTGCAATTTGCACAGAAAATAGTAAAATCGACTTCAGATATATTACCTTTTCCTATCAGTTTAATTGATGAAAATGGCTATATTATCGGATCAACAAATCCAGATCGAATCGGAACAGTTCATCCCCCTTCTAAAGAGGCTTTACAGAAAAATACTGTACTAATATATGATGAGGAAAAAACAAAAAATATGAATAATGTTCTGCCAGGCGTCGTCATTCCTTTAACATTTGAGAGTAAAGCCGTTGGGGTCCTTGGTATTATCGGTCCACCAGAACAAGTAAAGCCTTATGCATACTTAGTGAAAAACTATGTTGAAATGATGTGGCAAGATGCAATTCGTCGACAAACAAAAGATTTGCGTCTGAAAGCAGCCGAAACATTTGCCCAATATGTTTTATTGAATGATACACATAATCAGCAAACACTAGAGCAGTACTGTGACATGTTTCAGATAAATTATGATTCATATTGCTTTTGTATTGTGATAGACATCGGAAATGCCTTATTAAAAAATACAACGATACAACATAAAGTTGGAGATATAAAAGCAGAGTTGCTGGAGTCAACACGTGAGGCATTCCATTGTAAACAGGAGGATAGTCTTTGTACATTTTTAAACTCAGAGAAAATAATTTTATTAAGTTCCGCCCTCAGCGAGAAAGCATATATAGATAGACTTCATTGTTTTGAAAAGCAAAGTTTAAAATTGATGGCTGTTCTGCGATCGTTTCAAATTAAACATACGGCCATTGCTATCGGCAGCCTATCACAAACCATCGCAGGAATAGATCAATCATTCCGAGAAGCAAACAGCTTAATTCAGTATGGCGAGCAATTGGATATCTCACCTAAAATTTACAGTTACCATAATTGGGATTTGTTACTCGGTTTGCTTCCGGAACAAATGAAAGCCGATTACAAAGATAGACTTGCATTCAGGCTATTACCGTTACTCCAGGATAAGTCTGCTTCAGAGCTCGCAAAAACATTTATAACTTACTGTGAGACAAATATGAATACGAGTAAAGCTGCAAAGAAGCTCTTTATTCATCGAAACACACTTATTTATCGGTTACAAAAGATTGAAGAAATAACTTCACTGGATACTAAAAGCTTTGAACATTGTATGCTGCTATACTTAGGTTTAAAGAGACAATTTTATTAA
- a CDS encoding sodium/proline symporter: MNTIILVEFILYCIVIVCIGYHFSKKTKTQADYLLGGKKLPGWALAFSERATGESAWLLLGYTGFVFMTGLSGIWVAAGIACGIIFAWLVLAKKFMAETDKYNVITLPDYLAVRFGEKAKIIRWLTSVLIAGFLMFYISAQMAGAGKMLFTTFEIPPFIGILIATSIIILTAFAGGFISVVWTDLIQSVMMLITLVGLPIVALVYIYTNDLSISQSLTTSGEPFNSWFGGLTGFSLGVLFFNNFSWFFGFLGGQPQLSVRFMALKNNKEANQGSIVAIIWTFLAYGGAFLIGLAAIAMYEQGSFSDVETLLPTMVLQLMPPWLAGLLLAGVLAAIITTANSQLLVVTSSVTEDIIHKALGLNITDRQLVWLSRLSVAFFGLVGMGIALVSESLVYLIVSWAWAGVGCTLSPAILMTFFWKRYSSAGVIATILSGLISTIIWISTPLEGMITSRFTTFFIAALFGIIFSFLIPDKKENI, from the coding sequence ATGAATACGATTATTTTAGTTGAATTTATTCTTTACTGCATTGTAATTGTTTGTATAGGCTACCATTTCAGTAAAAAAACAAAGACCCAAGCGGATTATTTATTAGGCGGCAAAAAATTGCCTGGCTGGGCATTAGCCTTTTCTGAGCGCGCAACAGGAGAATCCGCTTGGCTTCTTTTAGGTTACACCGGATTTGTATTTATGACTGGTTTATCAGGTATATGGGTGGCTGCAGGAATCGCATGTGGAATCATTTTTGCTTGGTTAGTTTTAGCTAAAAAATTTATGGCGGAAACAGATAAATATAATGTGATAACCTTGCCGGATTATCTAGCTGTCCGATTCGGTGAAAAAGCGAAAATAATCCGCTGGTTAACTAGTGTTTTAATTGCTGGATTTTTAATGTTTTATATCAGTGCTCAAATGGCTGGTGCGGGAAAAATGCTATTTACAACCTTTGAAATTCCTCCATTTATCGGTATTTTAATTGCCACATCCATTATTATTTTAACAGCTTTCGCTGGTGGGTTCATTTCAGTTGTATGGACGGACTTGATACAGAGTGTAATGATGTTAATTACATTGGTCGGCTTACCTATTGTCGCACTTGTTTATATATATACAAATGATCTATCAATCAGTCAATCTCTAACTACTTCAGGTGAACCATTTAATTCATGGTTTGGTGGTTTAACTGGGTTTTCACTTGGTGTACTTTTCTTTAATAACTTCTCCTGGTTCTTCGGCTTTTTAGGTGGGCAGCCACAACTTAGTGTTCGGTTTATGGCGTTGAAGAATAATAAAGAGGCTAATCAGGGCAGTATCGTTGCTATTATCTGGACATTCCTTGCATATGGCGGTGCATTTCTAATTGGTCTGGCTGCAATAGCAATGTATGAACAAGGATCATTCTCCGATGTTGAAACGCTGTTACCTACTATGGTTCTTCAATTAATGCCACCATGGCTTGCTGGGCTTCTGCTGGCTGGTGTATTAGCAGCAATTATAACAACCGCAAATTCCCAGTTATTAGTAGTAACAAGTTCAGTTACTGAAGATATTATTCATAAAGCTCTGGGTCTGAATATAACAGACAGGCAACTTGTTTGGCTATCTCGTCTTTCTGTAGCATTTTTTGGACTTGTAGGTATGGGCATCGCGTTAGTTTCAGAATCATTAGTGTATTTAATTGTCAGCTGGGCTTGGGCTGGTGTCGGCTGTACCCTTTCTCCCGCTATTCTGATGACATTTTTCTGGAAGCGCTATTCAAGCGCCGGCGTTATAGCCACCATCTTATCCGGATTAATTTCAACAATCATTTGGATAAGTACACCACTTGAGGGAATGATCACATCGCGCTTTACAACTTTCTTCATTGCAGCTCTCTTTGGGATTATTTTTAGTTTTTTAATTCCCGATAAGAAAGAAAATATATGA
- a CDS encoding sodium/solute symporter (Members of the Solute:Sodium Symporter (SSS), TC 2.A.21 as described in tcdb.org, catalyze solute:Na+ symport. Known solutes for members of the family include sugars, amino acids, nucleosides, inositols, vitamins, urea or anions, depending on the system.) yields MSPTVIILFLVIVLLTLVITFFAARKTQTAGDFYTAGGGLTGTQNGLAIAGDYLSAASFLGIAGAIALFGFDGFFYSIGFLIAYLVVLFLVAEPLRNLGKYTLADMINSRFDARKVRGAAALNTITISTFYMIAQLVGAGALIQLLFGIDYWLAVLIVGVMMTIYVLFGGMIATSWVQIVKAVLLMAGMVVMAFLVLLKFNFNIGQMFTDVKSVTAHGEAYLMPGLQYTEPLGTISLMLALVLGTAGLPHILMRFFTVRDAQTARSSVVIATWVIGIFYVLTLFLGFGAAAFVGYDTIIAANSGGNMAAPLLAQAIGGDFLFAFISAVAFATILAVVAGLVLSGASAFAHDLYGQIIKKGKATESEQVRAARYASLAVSVLSIVLALFAQYLNVAFLVSLAFCIAASANLPVILYTVYWKRFNTAGAVAAMLTGLFSALILVSISPSVFSPVEGAALFVGEPIFPLTNPALVSVPLGFLGGYIGTILSKETDMKRYAEVKVKANTGYKRSGVSH; encoded by the coding sequence ATGAGCCCTACAGTCATCATACTTTTTCTTGTAATTGTTTTATTAACACTTGTCATTACTTTTTTCGCAGCCAGAAAGACGCAGACGGCTGGTGATTTTTATACTGCAGGAGGAGGGCTTACAGGAACGCAAAACGGTCTTGCAATTGCAGGTGATTATTTATCAGCGGCATCTTTTCTGGGAATTGCGGGTGCCATTGCACTTTTTGGTTTTGATGGATTTTTTTACAGTATCGGATTTTTAATTGCATATTTGGTTGTGCTATTCTTAGTTGCTGAACCATTGCGTAATCTCGGTAAGTATACACTTGCAGATATGATTAATTCCCGTTTTGATGCGAGGAAGGTTCGGGGAGCAGCGGCACTGAATACAATTACGATCAGTACCTTTTATATGATTGCACAGCTCGTTGGTGCCGGAGCGCTGATTCAACTATTATTTGGCATCGATTACTGGCTTGCTGTGCTTATTGTAGGTGTTATGATGACAATTTACGTGTTATTTGGCGGTATGATAGCGACAAGCTGGGTGCAAATCGTTAAAGCTGTTCTACTAATGGCTGGTATGGTCGTTATGGCATTTCTGGTATTACTTAAATTTAATTTTAATATTGGTCAAATGTTTACGGATGTTAAGTCTGTTACAGCTCATGGCGAAGCATATTTAATGCCTGGTTTACAGTATACGGAGCCACTTGGTACTATTTCACTGATGTTAGCGCTAGTTCTAGGAACAGCGGGATTGCCACACATTTTGATGCGGTTTTTCACTGTACGAGATGCGCAAACAGCTAGAAGTTCTGTTGTTATTGCAACCTGGGTGATTGGGATTTTCTATGTACTTACATTATTCTTAGGCTTTGGGGCAGCAGCCTTTGTTGGATATGATACGATTATTGCAGCAAATTCGGGTGGAAATATGGCAGCACCATTACTCGCACAAGCAATCGGAGGCGACTTCCTGTTTGCTTTTATATCTGCTGTCGCCTTTGCAACCATTTTAGCTGTTGTTGCAGGTCTTGTCTTATCTGGTGCATCGGCGTTTGCACATGATTTATATGGCCAAATTATTAAAAAAGGAAAAGCGACGGAATCTGAGCAAGTACGTGCTGCACGTTATGCCTCATTAGCTGTATCCGTTCTCTCAATTGTCTTAGCATTATTTGCGCAGTATTTAAACGTAGCTTTCCTTGTTTCTCTTGCCTTTTGTATTGCTGCAAGTGCAAACTTACCGGTTATTCTTTACACCGTATACTGGAAAAGATTCAATACTGCGGGGGCAGTTGCTGCAATGTTAACTGGGTTATTCTCAGCGTTGATTCTCGTATCGATTAGTCCAAGTGTTTTTTCACCAGTTGAAGGTGCAGCATTATTTGTAGGGGAACCAATTTTTCCACTGACAAATCCGGCTCTTGTATCGGTGCCGCTTGGATTCCTTGGAGGGTATATAGGAACAATATTATCGAAGGAAACGGATATGAAACGTTACGCTGAAGTGAAGGTAAAGGCGAATACGGGATATAAGCGCAGTGGTGTAAGTCATTAG
- a CDS encoding DUF485 domain-containing protein — protein sequence MGAEKELKRKVTEEVDYVQVIESKSFKKLMHDRKKFIVPLTIFFLVFYFLLPILTSYTTFLNTPVIGDISWVWLFALAQFVMTWVLCTVYVKKAASFDKQADQIIKEMDQGGDGQ from the coding sequence ATGGGTGCAGAAAAAGAACTTAAGCGAAAAGTTACAGAAGAGGTAGACTATGTTCAAGTAATCGAGAGTAAATCCTTTAAGAAGTTAATGCACGATCGGAAGAAATTTATTGTCCCACTGACAATCTTTTTCCTGGTATTTTACTTCCTTCTTCCAATATTGACTTCTTATACGACCTTTTTGAATACACCAGTGATTGGTGATATTTCATGGGTATGGCTGTTTGCTTTAGCTCAATTTGTAATGACATGGGTTTTATGTACGGTTTATGTGAAAAAAGCTGCCTCCTTTGACAAGCAGGCAGATCAAATTATCAAAGAGATGGATCAAGGAGGAGATGGTCAATGA